TCCATTTGAAATTGAATAGTGATCCATAAATACAAAAATCATTAGTACCTCAGTGGCATTTCTCACTTTCCTCTCAGTCATGTTGAGACTCTCAGCAATTCTCTGCAACAGGCATCAAATGATATGTTAGATCTCATATGTTATGTTAAAACATGGAAACCAATAGCTGGTCTTACTCACATCAATAGATGGAGTTACTCCTCTTTCTTCAAGCCTAGCCTTTGCATTTCTGATCAAAGTTAGCCTTTCGTGTAAATGCGTTGGCAGCCTCAGGGTTCTAGAGCTCTCGACTAAAGCTCTTGAAACACCCTGCCTTATCCACCAATAGACATACGTAGAGATCTTGAATCCCTTTGAAGAATCAAACTTCTCAATCCCTCGTAGCAACCCAATGAGACCGGCCTGAATAAGATCAGGCATTTCAGCACCCATGTTGTCGTATCGTTGAGCAATAGACATGACCAGACGGATATTGCTCATCGCCAGCTTCTCTCTCGCCAACGAGCACTCAATCATCTTCGACTGCAGATTAGCACGGCTCATCCTCATGGAGGCCGCGAGCTGCTCATCCGAGGGCTCGCATCCTAATCTCTGCTTCAGCCTGATGGATTGATTGATCacatcaacaacaacaacaacatcaCAATAACGAAAAACATAATAATACTATGTGAATCACTATATTTTTTAACCTGGCCCTCCGCTCTTCCAAGGCAAGGCCTGCTTTGATTTTGTGCGAGAGCTGAACGACTTGGGAATGAGTGAGGAGCTGGTCGGTCTTGACATAGCCTCTGCGAAGAAGCTCCCGATTCATAATCGGCTTCTCAACTCTCTTCCTGGATTCCAGCCTGCGGCGGCGGGCGGATGTTCCGGAACAAGTGACCTCAGATTTAGGGGCGAGATTCCATTGCTTCTCGAGCATAGATTTCTGCATCAGAAGCACCGCATCGACGAGATGATCTGGATCGGAGAGGCAGGGGTGAGGATCTCTTAGGGCTTTGATGGAGTGCGGGCGGCGACGTGACCGTGATTTATGGCCGGAGGCGgagatgaaattgatgatggaAGAGGAGGTAGAGGGATCTGCGGAGCAATTGAGCCTTTCGGCGGAGAGATCGGAGTAGTAGGAGGTGGCGCCGAGGCGGAGGAGGCTTTTTCCGGTGGCGGTGTGCAGTCCGACGACGGCAGTGGCCATGATCATCACCACACCATAATTCACTCGCCACAaactaataaatttttttggttttcaggtaagaaacaaatatatatgcatgcTGCTATTGCTATTTCGATAAGATCGATGAATTcgcaaataaaaaaatgtaaaaaagaaaagtacagtTAGGTTACCTGTTTGGAGGAATTGGGGGAAGCTCAGGCTCAGCTGTGTATGTGTGACTGttgtttcttcttcctcttcctctt
This region of Salvia splendens isolate huo1 unplaced genomic scaffold, SspV2 ctg1125, whole genome shotgun sequence genomic DNA includes:
- the LOC121788720 gene encoding RNA polymerase sigma factor sigA-like, with the translated sequence MIMATAVVGLHTATGKSLLRLGATSYYSDLSAERLNCSADPSTSSSIINFISASGHKSRSRRRPHSIKALRDPHPCLSDPDHLVDAVLLMQKSMLEKQWNLAPKSEVTCSGTSARRRRLESRKRVEKPIMNRELLRRGYVKTDQLLTHSQVVQLSHKIKAGLALEERRARLKQRLGCEPSDEQLAASMRMSRANLQSKMIECSLAREKLAMSNIRLVMSIAQRYDNMGAEMPDLIQAGLIGLLRGIEKFDSSKGFKISTYVYWWIRQGVSRALVESSRTLRLPTHLHERLTLIRNAKARLEERGVTPSIDRIAESLNMTERKVRNATEAVSKVFSLDREAYPSLNGLPGETLHSYIADTHIENNPWTGVDEWALKDEVDKLISETLREREQDIIRLYYGLDNECLTWEDISRRIGLSRERVRQVGLVALEKLKHAARKSGLEAMLVQH